The following are from one region of the Chromobacterium phragmitis genome:
- a CDS encoding TonB-dependent siderophore receptor, producing the protein MNKNRILIPALLAPWLAAGAHAEDVAQLQTVTVSADAAGAGYQSRQTSIAGQARASLDTPQSAQSVGGQVLRDQQARSLGDAVRNVSGVVESNTLAGIQDSFTRRGFGSRGDGGVLRDGVRSSLLNNFGPTSESVEVLKGPASLLYGIQEPGGVINVISKKPQFAEEGSVTLRGGSFGGGAAGFDLTGPLSDRFAYRLIGDLEEAGYWRDFGKIRRQLIAPSLAWEDGANRILLAYEYLDFQTPYDRGAIFVNGQPLNIPRERRLDEAWNAAQGTSQSLGVSHSRQLGEDWQWESRVGWNQLRYSDRQARPSRYNAQTGELKRRADGNANDNSVLLFTSRLRGKMELFGQTHEPTLGVEWEKRRELRGDTYRGKETGGFNVYDPVHGRLPYPSQLSAAQSDNRSDIDSQALLLQDNWTLSPRWIANLGARYQHYRQEDGAGRPYQPTQRGGGSLLLPQAGLVYKLAPQLSLYGGYSESFKPNPGSDGQSFAPEKGTSREAGVKLERGGLSASLAVYHIEKSNVVVAENNVSRAIGKARSQGAELDVSGQLTRRLSGIANFAYTDAKITEDASANVGKRLLNVPRRSGAVSLAYDFGADGQGHRWRAGGGARYVGARPGDNANSFELPAYTAADAFVGWQGKLGRNRLELRLNVKNLFDKTYYASSSGNALQVKVGEPREVALQSRLLF; encoded by the coding sequence GCAGTCGGCGCAAAGCGTGGGCGGACAAGTGCTGCGCGATCAACAGGCGCGTTCGCTGGGCGACGCGGTGCGCAATGTCAGCGGCGTGGTGGAAAGCAATACCCTGGCCGGCATCCAGGACAGTTTCACCCGCCGAGGATTCGGCAGCCGCGGCGATGGCGGCGTGCTGCGCGACGGCGTGCGTTCCTCGTTGCTCAACAATTTCGGCCCCACCTCGGAATCGGTGGAGGTGCTGAAGGGTCCGGCTTCGCTGCTGTACGGGATCCAGGAACCGGGCGGCGTGATCAATGTGATCAGCAAGAAGCCGCAATTTGCCGAGGAGGGAAGCGTCACGCTGCGCGGCGGCAGTTTTGGCGGCGGCGCGGCGGGCTTCGATCTGACCGGACCATTGAGCGACCGCTTCGCCTACCGCCTGATCGGCGATCTGGAGGAAGCCGGCTACTGGCGCGATTTCGGCAAGATCCGGCGCCAGCTGATCGCCCCTTCGCTGGCTTGGGAGGATGGCGCGAACCGGATCTTGCTGGCTTACGAATACCTGGATTTCCAGACCCCTTACGACCGCGGCGCGATTTTCGTCAACGGCCAACCCTTGAACATTCCGCGCGAAAGGCGGTTGGACGAGGCGTGGAACGCGGCGCAGGGCACTTCGCAGTCGCTCGGCGTCAGCCATAGCCGCCAGCTTGGCGAGGACTGGCAATGGGAGAGCCGCGTCGGCTGGAACCAGCTCCGCTACAGCGATCGGCAGGCTCGGCCCAGCCGCTACAACGCCCAGACCGGCGAGCTGAAGCGTCGCGCCGACGGCAATGCCAACGACAACAGCGTGCTGCTGTTCACCAGCCGCTTGCGGGGAAAGATGGAGCTGTTCGGCCAGACGCACGAGCCGACGTTGGGCGTGGAGTGGGAGAAGCGGCGCGAGCTGCGCGGCGATACTTACCGCGGCAAGGAGACGGGCGGCTTCAATGTCTACGATCCGGTTCACGGCAGGCTGCCGTATCCCAGCCAGCTCAGCGCGGCGCAAAGCGACAACCGCAGCGATATCGACAGCCAGGCCTTGCTGTTGCAGGACAACTGGACGCTGTCGCCGCGCTGGATCGCCAACCTGGGCGCGCGCTATCAGCATTACCGACAGGAAGACGGCGCAGGCCGTCCCTATCAGCCGACCCAGCGCGGCGGCGGCAGTTTGCTGCTGCCGCAGGCGGGGCTGGTTTACAAGCTTGCGCCCCAGTTGTCGCTGTATGGCGGCTACAGCGAGTCGTTCAAGCCCAATCCCGGCAGCGACGGCCAAAGCTTCGCGCCGGAAAAAGGAACGTCGCGCGAGGCGGGCGTCAAGCTGGAGCGCGGCGGCTTATCTGCCAGCCTAGCGGTTTACCATATCGAAAAGAGCAATGTGGTGGTGGCGGAGAATAACGTCAGCCGCGCCATCGGCAAGGCGCGCTCGCAGGGCGCGGAACTGGATGTCAGCGGCCAGCTGACCCGCCGGCTGTCCGGCATCGCCAACTTCGCCTACACCGATGCCAAGATAACCGAAGACGCATCGGCCAATGTGGGAAAGCGGCTTTTGAACGTGCCGCGCCGCAGCGGCGCCGTCTCGCTGGCCTATGATTTCGGCGCAGACGGCCAGGGCCATCGCTGGCGCGCGGGCGGCGGCGCGCGTTATGTGGGAGCGCGCCCCGGCGACAACGCCAACAGTTTCGAGCTGCCGGCCTACACGGCGGCGGATGCCTTCGTCGGCTGGCAAGGCAAGTTGGGCCGCAATCGGCTGGAGTTGCGGCTGAACGTCAAAAACCTATTCGATAAAACCTATTACGCGTCGTCCAGCGGCAATGCGCTTCAGGTGAAGGTGGGCGAGCCCAGGGAGGTGGCGCTGCAGTCCCGGTTGTTGTTCTGA
- a CDS encoding zinc-ribbon domain-containing protein, with translation MKRCAHFDELPPAVKAAIEAWKPCEDISRQSPDRIACLQGLREIAAAWGGACGADRYQNMHVHMPFRCANGHDFESTPTTILSGQFCPSCHDRKGRMAAEIEAFVAAKGWRSLSEYKHSSTRMLWRCEHGHEWRVRWETVRSGHGCPHCYRLRRCHSLEDMQALARERGGECLSERYINIRTPMLWQCEKGHVWSIPASSVLTGRWCAACWALRRITSVRNRTRRRYEADGPRG, from the coding sequence ATGAAACGTTGTGCCCATTTTGATGAGCTGCCGCCGGCTGTGAAAGCCGCCATCGAAGCCTGGAAACCCTGCGAAGACATCAGCCGCCAATCTCCGGACCGCATCGCCTGCCTGCAGGGGCTGCGTGAAATCGCCGCCGCCTGGGGCGGGGCTTGCGGCGCGGACCGCTACCAGAACATGCATGTCCATATGCCGTTCCGCTGCGCCAATGGCCACGACTTCGAGTCGACGCCCACCACCATCCTCTCCGGCCAATTCTGTCCGAGCTGCCACGACCGCAAGGGACGGATGGCGGCGGAGATCGAGGCCTTCGTCGCCGCCAAGGGCTGGCGCAGCCTTTCGGAATACAAGCACAGCAGCACTCGCATGCTCTGGCGCTGCGAGCATGGCCACGAATGGCGGGTGAGGTGGGAGACGGTGCGCTCCGGCCACGGCTGTCCGCATTGCTATCGCCTGCGGCGCTGCCACTCGCTGGAGGATATGCAGGCGCTGGCGCGCGAGCGCGGCGGAGAGTGCTTGTCCGAGCGTTACATCAACATCCGCACGCCCATGCTCTGGCAATGCGAAAAAGGCCACGTCTGGAGCATTCCGGCATCCAGCGTGCTGACCGGACGCTGGTGCGCGGCTTGCTGGGCGCTGCGGCGCATCACCAGCGTCAGGAACCGGACCCGTCGCCGCTACGAGGCGGACGGACCCAGGGGGTGA
- a CDS encoding RNA methyltransferase: MRIQDFHQALAGIGALPCHIGRINRAWLRGQPLDAGTRHQKSEDYFPLSVRNGLPPIAARMEGLARIHSRHEAEDGSLRLLVALGDGQMVESVLLPRDGLCVSSQVGCAVGCTFCMTGKSGLLRQLGSAEIAAQVALARRIRPVKKVVFMGMGEPAHNLDNVLDAIQWLGTDGNIGHKNLVFSTVGDPRVFERLPQLEVKPALALSLHTTRADLRAQLLPRAPRLAPDELVALGEDYARRVGYPIQYQWTLLAGVNDSREEMDAAVRLLKGKYGVLNIIPYNSVEGDSYQRPSPERVETFKRYLHDNGVLTKVRDSAGQDVDGGCGQLRARAAGTIDVSRLRRRGLAATGGTGEPI; encoded by the coding sequence ATGCGTATTCAGGATTTCCATCAAGCTCTCGCCGGCATCGGCGCGCTCCCCTGCCATATCGGCCGCATCAATCGCGCCTGGCTAAGGGGCCAGCCGCTGGACGCCGGCACCCGCCACCAGAAAAGCGAAGACTATTTCCCGCTATCGGTCCGCAACGGCCTGCCGCCCATCGCCGCCCGAATGGAGGGCCTCGCGCGCATTCACTCGCGGCATGAGGCTGAGGATGGCTCCTTGAGGCTGCTGGTGGCGCTGGGCGACGGCCAAATGGTGGAAAGCGTGCTGTTGCCGCGCGATGGGCTGTGCGTGTCCAGCCAGGTGGGCTGCGCGGTGGGCTGCACCTTCTGCATGACCGGCAAAAGCGGTTTGTTGCGACAATTGGGCAGCGCGGAGATCGCCGCCCAGGTGGCGCTGGCCCGCCGCATCCGACCGGTGAAGAAAGTGGTGTTCATGGGCATGGGCGAGCCGGCCCACAATCTGGACAATGTGCTGGACGCCATTCAGTGGCTGGGCACCGACGGCAACATCGGCCACAAGAACCTAGTGTTTTCCACGGTGGGGGACCCGCGCGTGTTCGAGCGCCTGCCGCAGTTGGAGGTCAAGCCGGCGCTGGCCCTATCCCTGCACACCACCCGCGCCGACCTGCGCGCGCAACTGCTGCCGCGCGCGCCGCGCCTCGCGCCCGACGAGCTGGTGGCGCTGGGCGAAGATTACGCCCGCCGCGTCGGCTACCCCATCCAGTATCAATGGACGCTGCTGGCCGGCGTCAACGACAGCCGGGAGGAAATGGACGCAGCCGTTCGGCTGTTGAAGGGCAAGTACGGCGTGCTCAACATCATTCCCTACAACAGCGTGGAGGGGGACAGCTACCAGCGCCCGTCGCCCGAGCGCGTCGAAACCTTCAAGCGCTATCTGCACGACAACGGCGTGTTGACCAAGGTGCGGGACTCCGCCGGCCAGGACGTGGATGGCGGCTGCGGCCAATTGCGCGCGCGGGCCGCCGGCACCATCGATGTCAGCCGGCTGCGGCGGCGCGGGCTGGCCGCGACCGGCGGAACCGGAGAACCGATATAG
- a CDS encoding sugar O-acetyltransferase, whose protein sequence is MLHVNGLSQVCARGWGVGDVMVFNAAEPGLIERRRIARDLCHSISIASGERDELYQALFGKVGQGFELWGTVFCEFGWNIKIGSQVFINTNGVFLDAFDIDIGNHVFIGPSVGIYTSNHDQNPQRRREYVESGAPVVIEDDVWIGGGAILLPGVKVGKGSIVGAGAVVARSVPAYSKVLGARSQVYPLNMEG, encoded by the coding sequence ATGCTGCATGTGAATGGATTGAGCCAAGTCTGCGCTAGGGGGTGGGGTGTGGGGGATGTGATGGTTTTTAATGCGGCCGAACCTGGCTTGATCGAAAGAAGGCGCATTGCCAGGGACTTGTGCCATTCGATAAGCATTGCTTCGGGGGAGCGCGATGAGTTGTACCAAGCGCTATTTGGAAAAGTTGGGCAGGGGTTCGAGCTGTGGGGCACGGTATTTTGCGAGTTTGGCTGGAATATCAAAATAGGAAGTCAGGTATTTATCAACACCAATGGCGTATTCCTGGATGCATTTGATATCGATATAGGCAATCACGTCTTCATCGGGCCCAGTGTGGGAATTTATACCTCTAATCATGACCAGAATCCCCAGCGCAGGCGGGAGTATGTGGAATCCGGCGCGCCAGTGGTGATCGAAGATGATGTTTGGATTGGTGGCGGGGCCATTCTTTTGCCGGGAGTCAAAGTCGGCAAGGGTTCCATTGTCGGCGCGGGCGCTGTAGTCGCGCGATCGGTTCCGGCGTACAGCAAGGTTTTGGGCGCACGCTCTCAGGTTTATCCTCTTAATATGGAAGGTTGA
- a CDS encoding aminotransferase class III-fold pyridoxal phosphate-dependent enzyme has product MFNVPFGYSCDAIKQRISQTLNDLPFHPKDHFYSQEWFEASAMLLGRAKMDDGALLYVNSGSEAIESSIAMALEYHQRKGNPGKRKVICRKHSYHGATLGAHSITGRNDFQELRNSGYDTIRIHPPFAVTHQGKPLEPHSASDVENIILQSGPEQIACIIFEPVNHLKGMRQSGGEYLAGIRELCDRYDIVMITDEIVTGASRTGDFLNTHRFGVTPDIVALGKGISGGYYPASAMATSAKIASVFEKRGPWIPYSYSHTYASNPVSIASIHASLQVLEQVESSGQLSRLIGKAAGLTRELASNERIARIEASGLLIGLTLDERLGAAAGKKLEQLCFERKLIIRGEENWACLAPAYVMSEDTLTEAFEVLNESIDHL; this is encoded by the coding sequence ATGTTCAATGTTCCATTCGGATATTCGTGCGACGCCATCAAACAACGCATTTCGCAGACGCTGAATGATTTGCCCTTCCATCCCAAAGACCACTTTTATTCCCAGGAGTGGTTTGAAGCGTCGGCCATGCTGCTGGGGCGGGCGAAGATGGACGATGGCGCGTTGCTTTACGTGAACAGCGGCTCCGAGGCGATAGAGTCCTCCATCGCCATGGCTCTGGAGTATCACCAGCGCAAGGGCAATCCCGGGAAGCGAAAGGTGATATGCCGCAAGCACTCCTATCATGGCGCCACGCTGGGGGCGCACAGCATAACCGGCCGCAATGATTTCCAGGAACTGAGAAACAGCGGCTATGACACGATACGCATACACCCGCCGTTTGCCGTGACCCATCAAGGCAAGCCGCTGGAACCGCACAGCGCGTCCGACGTGGAAAACATCATTCTGCAAAGCGGTCCGGAGCAGATAGCCTGCATCATTTTCGAACCGGTCAATCATTTGAAGGGCATGCGGCAGAGCGGCGGCGAGTATCTGGCGGGCATCCGGGAGCTGTGTGATCGCTACGATATCGTGATGATCACCGATGAAATCGTCACCGGCGCTTCTCGCACAGGCGATTTCCTCAATACGCATCGTTTCGGTGTGACCCCCGACATCGTGGCGCTGGGCAAAGGCATCAGCGGCGGTTATTACCCCGCTTCGGCCATGGCGACGTCCGCCAAGATCGCTTCGGTCTTCGAAAAGCGAGGGCCCTGGATTCCCTATTCGTACTCCCACACTTATGCCAGCAACCCGGTGTCGATCGCGTCCATCCATGCATCGCTGCAGGTATTGGAGCAGGTGGAGTCATCCGGCCAGCTGAGCCGCTTGATCGGCAAGGCGGCGGGGTTGACTCGCGAGCTGGCATCCAACGAACGCATCGCCAGGATCGAGGCCAGCGGACTGTTGATCGGCCTGACGTTGGATGAGCGCCTGGGCGCGGCGGCGGGGAAAAAGCTTGAGCAGCTGTGTTTCGAACGCAAGCTGATCATCCGCGGCGAGGAGAACTGGGCATGCCTGGCTCCCGCTTACGTGATGTCGGAAGACACGCTGACGGAAGCGTTCGAGGTGCTGAATGAATCGATCGACCATCTATAG
- a CDS encoding 1-deoxy-D-xylulose-5-phosphate synthase N-terminal domain-containing protein: MNRSTIYRPGMESLSAQLLGIEACLSGRRAFLDSAEQARAQREIEAGLALAETCDSINALAVAIAGRFEPFYRNAGECLERIHEIAGYGTLASCLSSLDIAEALFDTGLCDASGVASANLVIGRGHIAPLFYACRHLRRGMPLAFLAAVHDRVPSVVNKAYGFAYGMRHSLGEGVGIALGRAQTHRDQRVVCVAGDGELNEGVSYEAIRLIGELETRNLTLIVDSNGKGIDPLPGKLRPAYLAAYFDRVHEVDGHDAAAIGERMRDAEREGVSAAIVCHTRKGSHSFKREGAKPAASAAVAASKASCCSLTGNLIEEVRDGAPAHIFTADLAARFGLQPSHGYCNLGLAESALLTAAMGCPEDELKFVLTDDKYYLNAVDVLHSALIGSRNLHVVAARKNGVWGGPTYVSTIFGLLEDTVYELTDPRDLEACIRRRRASGSNGLYLLHDQPMERVLSLRETYRRLSDELYAHQLEHAAGTVVLSSESMAYEAFQAVDGKRCAHIRTLSTRPDLERVRKLLCAAEEVVVVEHNGSRSNLAEYVEATLLIRVKKIYSDAYEWPRIETFQAAAAPRKLEALLTEPSCALAG; encoded by the coding sequence ATGAATCGATCGACCATCTATAGGCCCGGCATGGAGAGCCTGTCGGCGCAATTGCTTGGCATCGAGGCTTGCCTGAGCGGACGCCGCGCCTTTCTGGACAGCGCCGAGCAGGCTCGGGCGCAGCGGGAAATCGAGGCCGGCCTGGCGCTGGCTGAGACGTGCGACAGCATCAATGCGCTGGCTGTCGCCATCGCAGGCCGCTTCGAGCCCTTCTATCGAAACGCGGGCGAATGCTTGGAACGCATTCACGAAATCGCCGGCTATGGCACGCTGGCGTCTTGCCTGTCGTCCTTGGACATCGCCGAAGCGCTTTTCGACACCGGGCTTTGCGACGCGTCCGGTGTGGCGTCGGCGAACCTGGTGATAGGCCGGGGCCATATCGCCCCCTTGTTTTACGCTTGCCGGCACCTGAGGCGGGGGATGCCGCTCGCGTTTCTCGCCGCGGTGCACGACAGGGTGCCATCCGTGGTCAACAAGGCGTATGGCTTCGCCTACGGCATGCGCCATAGCCTGGGCGAGGGCGTTGGCATCGCGCTCGGCAGGGCTCAGACCCATCGCGATCAGCGCGTGGTGTGCGTCGCCGGCGACGGGGAGCTGAACGAAGGCGTGTCCTACGAGGCCATACGGCTGATTGGCGAACTGGAAACGCGCAACCTGACGCTGATCGTAGACAGCAACGGAAAGGGCATCGACCCTTTGCCGGGCAAGCTCAGGCCAGCCTATCTGGCCGCCTATTTCGACCGGGTGCACGAGGTGGACGGCCACGACGCGGCTGCGATAGGCGAGCGCATGCGCGACGCGGAGCGCGAGGGGGTTTCCGCCGCCATCGTCTGCCATACCCGGAAGGGTTCCCATTCGTTCAAGCGAGAGGGCGCGAAGCCTGCCGCCTCGGCTGCTGTCGCTGCTTCCAAGGCCAGCTGCTGCAGCCTGACGGGGAATTTGATCGAGGAGGTTCGGGACGGCGCGCCGGCGCATATCTTCACGGCGGACCTCGCCGCGCGTTTTGGGCTCCAGCCATCTCACGGCTACTGCAATCTTGGCCTTGCCGAGTCTGCGTTGCTGACCGCCGCCATGGGCTGCCCGGAAGACGAGCTCAAATTCGTTTTGACCGACGATAAATATTATCTGAATGCGGTCGATGTCCTGCATTCGGCCTTGATCGGCAGCCGCAACCTGCATGTAGTCGCCGCGCGCAAGAACGGCGTATGGGGTGGTCCCACCTATGTTTCCACCATCTTCGGCTTGCTTGAGGACACAGTGTACGAGCTGACGGACCCCAGAGATTTGGAGGCTTGCATCAGACGGCGCCGGGCATCGGGGAGCAATGGCCTGTATTTATTGCACGATCAGCCTATGGAGCGGGTGCTGTCGCTGCGGGAAACGTATCGCAGGCTGTCCGACGAACTGTACGCGCATCAGCTGGAGCATGCCGCGGGCACGGTGGTCCTGTCTTCGGAGTCGATGGCTTACGAGGCCTTCCAGGCGGTGGACGGCAAGCGCTGCGCGCATATCCGGACTCTGTCCACGCGGCCCGACCTAGAGCGCGTGCGCAAGCTGCTGTGCGCCGCGGAGGAGGTTGTGGTGGTGGAGCACAATGGCTCCCGCTCCAATTTGGCGGAGTACGTCGAGGCCACGCTGCTCATCAGGGTCAAGAAAATCTATAGCGACGCCTATGAATGGCCTCGGATAGAGACTTTCCAGGCTGCGGCCGCGCCGCGCAAGCTCGAGGCTTTGCTGACCGAGCCTTCTTGCGCGCTGGCGGGATAG
- a CDS encoding SDR family NAD(P)-dependent oxidoreductase, with product MTQENAKHGKLAGKTMIVAGGARGIGAAIVEALARRQVKVCIFDTDRAPTATNHYQSRDISGYQAACQLAETLTAQGLSVKAMAVDATAEAQVTEAVGNVAYAAEDFYGLVNAIGSSHVANAVDSSLSEFEAILQTNLTAPYLTSREAGRALIRQGKGGAILNISSIAAKAAFPGISAYCAAKAGLQGFSGSLALELAPHNIRVNCVCPGIVKTNMWKYLENQLMAPEENLAQLWARMEGLIPLGRTQTAENIARFCVAILENEDITAQSLSVDGGMNLHG from the coding sequence ATGACGCAGGAAAACGCAAAACACGGCAAGTTGGCAGGCAAGACCATGATCGTGGCCGGCGGCGCCAGAGGCATAGGCGCCGCCATCGTCGAGGCGCTGGCCCGGCGGCAGGTCAAGGTTTGCATCTTCGATACCGACCGCGCGCCGACAGCCACGAATCATTATCAGAGCCGGGACATCAGCGGCTATCAGGCCGCTTGCCAGCTGGCCGAGACGTTGACGGCACAAGGCTTGTCGGTCAAGGCCATGGCGGTGGACGCCACGGCTGAGGCGCAGGTGACGGAGGCCGTTGGCAACGTGGCCTACGCGGCGGAAGATTTTTACGGACTGGTGAACGCCATCGGCAGCAGCCACGTGGCCAATGCGGTGGACTCGTCGCTGAGCGAGTTTGAGGCCATTCTGCAGACCAACTTGACCGCTCCCTATCTGACCTCCCGCGAGGCGGGGCGCGCGTTGATCCGGCAAGGCAAGGGCGGCGCCATCCTGAACATCAGCTCCATCGCAGCGAAGGCCGCCTTCCCCGGCATTTCCGCATATTGCGCGGCCAAGGCCGGCCTGCAGGGTTTTTCCGGCTCGCTGGCGCTGGAGCTGGCGCCCCACAACATCCGAGTCAACTGCGTGTGCCCTGGCATCGTCAAGACCAATATGTGGAAGTACCTGGAAAATCAGCTGATGGCGCCGGAGGAGAACCTGGCGCAATTGTGGGCGAGGATGGAAGGCTTGATACCGCTGGGACGCACCCAGACCGCGGAGAACATCGCGCGCTTCTGCGTGGCGATACTCGAAAACGAGGACATCACCGCCCAGTCGCTGTCGGTGGACGGCGGGATGAATCTGCATGGCTGA
- a CDS encoding DUF1349 domain-containing protein: MADDPLGGEMARHPATAPRICGQSFEARRCASLQYRDGALSLGSEPGGDGFNIPGLHQADRLGTALAPMAGPFTLAADVSVASQGKFDAAGLFIEAAGHRLKFGVEEYGAGKKLVSVHSAPYSDEANGIDVGDAPIRLFVTRSANVFSCYSRASDGRIAFHRAFYVEACPDEVKLGFCVQSPFSEGAVGRFVDISISDTGMEPIRE, from the coding sequence ATGGCTGACGACCCGCTAGGGGGCGAGATGGCGCGGCATCCGGCGACGGCGCCGCGCATCTGCGGCCAATCATTCGAGGCCCGGCGCTGCGCGAGCCTCCAGTACCGCGACGGCGCGCTGTCTTTAGGCAGCGAGCCCGGCGGCGACGGCTTCAATATCCCAGGGCTGCACCAGGCCGACAGGCTGGGGACGGCGCTTGCGCCGATGGCGGGGCCATTCACCCTGGCCGCCGATGTCAGCGTGGCCAGCCAAGGCAAGTTCGACGCCGCCGGATTGTTCATCGAGGCGGCCGGCCACAGGCTGAAATTCGGGGTGGAGGAATACGGCGCGGGCAAGAAGCTGGTATCCGTCCATTCCGCTCCTTACAGCGACGAGGCCAATGGCATCGATGTCGGCGACGCCCCGATCAGGCTGTTTGTGACGCGCAGCGCGAATGTCTTTTCCTGCTATTCAAGGGCAAGCGATGGCAGGATCGCTTTTCATCGGGCGTTCTACGTGGAGGCTTGCCCGGATGAGGTGAAGCTCGGCTTCTGCGTGCAGTCGCCGTTTTCGGAAGGGGCGGTGGGGCGTTTCGTCGACATCTCGATTTCGGACACGGGCATGGAGCCTATCAGGGAGTAA
- a CDS encoding HAD family hydrolase, translating to MKHQERWLIVSDFDETFMPAMQSREPDAGIERLQNRLAELKRSHQLLFGWATGNSRRAVMEKMRRYPDFPWDFALTSLGTELYWRRPDGVAEDEEWPSGAGAAFEPRMAMLVELFERHGLALQAQPDAFQQKRIRGYYLPADGRERESIERIHRLCAQAGLAASITYASPAAGDPEGVYDVAILPPGCGKKQGVDFIAGLREVDPRRVIVFGDSCNDIEMLRGYEHGYLVGNALDEARRAFGRVVKGIYCHGIVDGLEQHF from the coding sequence ATGAAGCACCAAGAGCGCTGGCTGATCGTTTCCGATTTCGACGAAACCTTCATGCCAGCGATGCAATCCCGCGAGCCGGACGCCGGCATCGAAAGGCTGCAAAACCGGTTGGCCGAGCTCAAACGCAGCCATCAGCTACTGTTCGGCTGGGCCACCGGCAACAGCCGGCGCGCGGTGATGGAGAAGATGCGCCGCTATCCCGACTTCCCATGGGATTTCGCCTTGACCAGCCTGGGCACGGAGTTGTACTGGCGACGGCCGGACGGCGTGGCGGAGGACGAGGAGTGGCCTAGCGGGGCCGGCGCGGCGTTCGAGCCGAGGATGGCGATGCTGGTCGAGCTGTTCGAGCGGCACGGCCTGGCTTTGCAGGCTCAGCCCGACGCCTTCCAGCAGAAACGCATCCGCGGTTATTACCTGCCGGCAGATGGCCGGGAGCGCGAATCGATCGAGCGGATTCATCGTCTTTGCGCGCAAGCGGGGCTGGCGGCCTCCATCACCTATGCCAGCCCGGCGGCGGGCGATCCCGAAGGCGTTTACGACGTGGCGATCTTGCCGCCAGGTTGCGGCAAGAAGCAGGGCGTGGACTTCATCGCCGGGCTGCGCGAGGTGGACCCCCGCCGAGTGATCGTGTTCGGCGACAGCTGCAACGACATCGAAATGCTGCGCGGCTACGAGCACGGCTACCTGGTGGGGAATGCCCTGGATGAAGCCAGACGGGCATTTGGCCGGGTGGTGAAGGGGATTTACTGCCACGGCATCGTTGATGGCTTGGAACAACATTTCTGA
- a CDS encoding methyltransferase: MEIESAARQARHSDKQIFDIYFGFLHSYALLFADEVRLFELLRREALTLDQISAATSLPPRSAQALASLCASLGLLEKRGETFTLASLAEAFLTREAETSFCGVLASARSQAAAFSYDFFKASLLKGESQLFGGTDLFDNNAQDAEHCEIFTRAMHSKSKGPARAWVEKIDLSNHACLLDVGGGSGVHALSALARWPQLRAVVFDLPPVCAVADTFIEQYRMQERARTCGGNIWETAYPAADAHFYSDIFHDWPLEKCLFLARKSFSALPSGGRILLHEMLFNAQKTGPGNVAAYNANMLLWTQGQQLSAPEATGLLQAAGFADIATRSTGYGDWSLVTGVKP; encoded by the coding sequence ATGGAAATCGAAAGCGCGGCGCGGCAGGCGCGCCATAGCGACAAGCAGATATTCGACATATATTTCGGTTTTCTTCATAGCTATGCCTTGCTGTTCGCCGATGAGGTCCGGCTGTTCGAACTGCTGCGCCGCGAGGCATTGACTCTGGATCAAATCTCGGCGGCGACGTCGCTGCCGCCTCGTTCGGCCCAGGCGTTGGCTTCCCTGTGCGCGAGCCTGGGCCTGCTGGAAAAGCGGGGAGAGACGTTTACGCTCGCTTCCCTGGCGGAAGCCTTTCTCACCCGCGAGGCGGAAACGTCTTTTTGCGGGGTGCTGGCCTCGGCGAGAAGCCAGGCGGCGGCTTTCTCCTACGACTTCTTCAAGGCTTCGTTGCTAAAGGGCGAGTCGCAGCTGTTCGGCGGGACGGATCTATTCGACAACAACGCCCAGGATGCGGAGCACTGCGAAATCTTCACCCGCGCGATGCACAGCAAGAGCAAGGGACCGGCCCGGGCCTGGGTGGAGAAGATAGACCTGTCGAACCATGCCTGCCTGCTGGACGTGGGCGGCGGCTCCGGGGTGCACGCGCTCAGCGCGCTGGCGCGTTGGCCGCAGCTGCGGGCCGTGGTGTTCGACCTGCCCCCGGTATGCGCGGTCGCCGACACCTTCATTGAGCAATACCGGATGCAGGAGAGGGCGCGGACTTGCGGCGGGAATATCTGGGAAACCGCCTATCCGGCCGCCGACGCGCATTTCTACAGCGACATCTTTCATGACTGGCCGCTGGAGAAATGCCTGTTCCTGGCACGGAAGAGTTTTTCCGCTTTGCCGAGCGGCGGCCGCATCCTGTTGCACGAGATGCTGTTCAACGCGCAAAAAACGGGGCCGGGCAATGTCGCGGCATACAACGCCAACATGCTGCTCTGGACCCAGGGCCAGCAGCTGTCTGCGCCGGAAGCGACGGGTTTGCTGCAGGCCGCGGGCTTCGCCGACATCGCGACGCGTTCGACGGGGTATGGAGACTGGAGCCTGGTGACGGGCGTCAAGCCCTAG